The following proteins are co-located in the Telopea speciosissima isolate NSW1024214 ecotype Mountain lineage chromosome 9, Tspe_v1, whole genome shotgun sequence genome:
- the LOC122640276 gene encoding calcium permeable stress-gated cation channel 1-like isoform X3, which produces MRLKIFVPIALLAFAILVPVNWTNGTLEHSNVVFSNIDKLSISNIPTGSERFWTHLVMAYVFTFWTCYMLQKEYATVASMRLHFLASEERRPDQFTVLVKNVPLDPDESISELVEHFFLVNHPGHYLTHQVVYNANKLSKLVEEKKKMQNWLDYFQLKYSRNKSVKPSMKTGFLGLWGEKMDAIDFYTSKIDQLSKDIEAEREKIRNNPKSIMPAAFVSFKTRWGAAVCAQTQQSRNPTTWLTEWAPEPRDVYWQNLAIPFVSLTIRRLIIAVAFFFLTFFFMIPILFVQSLANIEGIEKAAPFLKPLLEKKRFAFIKSFIQGFLPGIALKIFLILLPTILMMMSKFEGFMSLSSLERKSAAKYYLFIFVNVFLGSIITGTAFQQLNSFIHQSANEIPKTIGVSIPMKATFFITYIMVDGWAGIAGEILRLKPLIIFHLKNFFLVKTEKDREQAMDPGSLGFNTGEPQIQLYFLLGLVYAVVTPILIPFIIIFFGLAYVVFRHQIINVYNQEYESAAAFWPDVHGRIIAALIVSQLLLMGLLSTRQAAQSTPLLIALPVLTIWFHRFCKGRYEPAFTIYPLQEAMMKDTLEHARDPNLNLKKYLQNAYIHPIFKGDDDDEIDTITKNSEEESALVPTKRHSRRNTPAPSKCSGSSSPSIPEVIQEQP; this is translated from the exons gTTTTGGACCCATTTAGTAATGGCTTATGTCTTTACCTTCTGGACGTGCTATATGTTACAAAAGGAGTATGCAACAGTTGCATCAATGCGATTGCACTTTCTTGCATCAGAGGAACGCCGTCCAGACCAGTTTACA GTCCTTGTAAAAAATGTGCCTCTGGACCCTGATGAATCAATTAGTGAGCTTGTGGAgcatttttttcttgtaaatcaTCCAGGTCACTATCTCACCCATCAG GTTGTGTACAATGCAAACAAACTTTCTAAATTggttgaagagaagaagaagatgcagaACTGGTTAGATTACTTTCAACTCAAATATTCTAGAAATAAATCTGTGAAGCCATCCATGAAG ACTGGTTTTCTTGGTCTTTGGGGAGAAAAAATGGATGCAATCGATTTTTACACATCCAAGATTGATCAACTGTCAAAAGAT ATAGAGGCAGAGCGAGAAAAGATTAGAAACAACCCAAAGTCAATTATGCCTGCAGCATTTGTTTCCTTCAAAACTCGGTGGGGTGCTGCTGTCTGTGCTCAAACTCAACAATCCAGAAACCCAACTACATGGTTGACTGAGTGGGCTCCAGAGCCCCGTGATGTTTATTGGCAAAATTTGGCCATCCCATTTGTTTCACTCACAATTAGGAGGCTGATTATTGCTGTTGCATTCTTCTTCCTTACCTTCTTTTTTATGATCCCAATACTCTTTGTTCAGTCCCTTGCAAATATCGAAGGAATCGAGAAAGCAGCTCCTTTCTTGAAACCCTTACTTGAAAAGAA GAGATTCGCCTTCATCAAGTCGTTCATCCAAGGTTTTCTACCTGGGATTGCTTTAAAGATTTTCCTCATTCTTCTGCCAACAATATTGATGATGATGTCAAAATTTGAAGGTTTTATGTCCCTATCATCTTTGGAGAGGAAATCTGCGGCTAAATATTATCTTTTCATATTTGTTAATGTATTTCTTGGGAGCATAATCACAGGAACTGCATTTCAACAACTAAATTCTTTTATCCACCAGTCAGCGAATGA AATTCCTAAAACAATTGGTGTATCAATTCCAATGAAAGCAACTTTCTTCATTACCTACATTATGGTTGATGGTTGGGCTGGAATTGCCGGGGAAATTCTGAGGTTAAAACCATTGATAATCTTCCACTTGAAGAATTTCTTCTTGGTGAAGACTGAGAAGGATAGAGAACAGGCAATGGATCCAGGAAGTCTTGGTTTTAATACAGGCGAACCTCAAATACAGTTATACTTCTTACTTGGCCTTGTCTATGCTGTGGTCACACCCATTCTCATTCCTTTCATAATAATATTCTTCGGCCTGGCATATGTCGTCTTTCGCCATCAG ATCATTAACGTCTACAATCAAGAATATGAGAGCGCTGCAGCATTCTGGCCTGATGTCCATGGGCGTATTATTGCTGCATTGATCGTCTCACAGCTGCTTCTGATGGGATTGTTGAGTACAAGGCAAGCGGCTCAGTCGACACCCTTGCTCATTGCACTTCCAGTTTTAACAATATGGTTCCATAGATTCTGCAAAGGCCGTTATGAACCTGCATTTACCATATACCCTTTACAG GAAGCAATGATGAAAGATACACTGGAACATGCAAGGGATCCAAATCTGAATTTGAAAAAGTACCTCCAAAATGCCTATATCCATCCAATTTTCAagggagatgatgatgatgagattgaCACGATTACCAAAAATTCGGAAGAGGAGAGTGCGCTGGTCCCCACAAAACGCCATTCCCGAAGGAACACACCAGCACCAAGCAAATGCAGTGGTTCATCATCACCCTCCATACCTGAGGTTATTCAGGAACAGCCTTAA